GGGTAGCACGTGCTGGAACCCGCAGTGGTGGCAGTCGCCGTGGTAAACCCAATGCTCGGGGTCGCCGTCCCACAGTCGGAGGCCGCCCTCGACGCGCCCCGAGCACTCCGAGCAGACGCCCTCCCGAGTCAGCGACCCCCAGCGGTTTTCGAGGAACGCGGCGCGCTCGGCGACGGCGTCCCGGGGCTGTGACCGGAGGAAACTCGGCGGGACGTACAGCGCCAGCGCGTGGTCGTCGTCGCCACAGGTCACGTGGAGCGCGCCCGCCTCGTAGCGCAGGCGGAGGTCGTCGCCGCAGGTCCAGCAGTCTCCGGGCGCGTCCACCGGACCCCACGTCCAGTCGGCGTCGAGGAACCCCGACCGGAGGGTCGATACCACGCGCATCCCCACGCGGGAGAGCCGGTAGCCGCCGTCGCCGCGCTCCACGAGGCCGCCGAGGCGGTCGAGGTGGTAGGTGAAGTTCCCGCTGTCGCGCTCGCCGACGCGCCTCCGGAGGTCGTTGTACGCCAGCCTCGCGTCTACGCCCGCGTCCCGGTGGAAGTCGGCGAGCGCGCGCAGGATGTCGGCGCGAGTCGCGTGCGAGACCAACTCGAACACGTCCGTCGACGCGTCGTCGCCCATTCTCGGGGACTACGGCGCGCCCCACCTAAACCTCCGTGTCAAATCAATTAGTGTAACGCGTTGCTCAGAACGGCTAACTCCGGCCCGCGCCACGCGACGAGTATGGACGAACGAGAGCGCCAGCGACTGCTGGACCGCGTCGAGCGGCCGTCGAACAGCATCGGCGAGTCGATTCCCGACGAACTGTCGGTCGGCGACACCACCATCGACCTGAAGGCGTTCGTCTTCGAGTGCAAGCGCCTCGACGCCGTGCCGACCGACCGGCGCGAGGAAATCGAGTCGGTGCAGTCGACGCTCCGGCGCGAACGCCTCCGGCGCAAGCGCCGAATCAGGGACGACGATATCTCCCGCGAGACAGCAGAAGAACTCGCAGCGAGCGTCCACGGCATCGACCGCGCGCTGAACGCCTTGGCGGGATTGAACGACCCCGACATCGGGGAGGAACTCAGACAGAAGCGACTGGACGACGCGAGGGAACTGCTCGCGCTGGCCGACACCTCGCTCTGAGGGCGCTCGGTCCGGCGGAACTGGCGGCGACCCGCCGACGAAACCCACACGTTTTACTCGCCGCCCGCCCTCGCCGTCGGGCATGGACTCACTCACGCGACGCGAGGCGGTCGGCGCCGGCGTCGCCGCGCTCGCGGGACTCGCCGGCTGTTCGACGGGGTCGGGGTCGAGCGGCGGCGGTGGCGGCAGCGACCAGCCGCGACTCGACCGCGTCCGCGTCAGCAACTCGCGGGCCGACGACGTGTCCCTGGACCTGCAACTGGAACTCGACGGCGAAGTCGTGTTCTGGCGGGACGTGGCCGTCGACGGCGTGGAGACCGAGGGGTCGGGACAGAGCGTGCAGGGCGCGACGTTCGAACCGCCGGCGTTCCCGCGGGAGCGCGGCGAGTGGCGCGTCAGGGCGCGTGTCCGCGGGACGGACCAGACGTACTCGACGCTGTTCACGAGCGAGACGACGGCGGAGTCGTGTCTCGCGCTCGGCGTGAACGTGCAGGCAGACGACGTCGAAATCACGTACGTCGCCACCCACGAGTGCGACGCCGTCTCGACAACGACCGAGGGCTGACGCTCCAGATTCCTTCACAGAACGCTTAGGGGGCGGGTGGCGGTACACCGCTCTATGACTGTCCGCATCCTCCACTACTCGGACGTGGAGAACGCCCACGACACGCCCGAGCGCGCCGGTCGACTCGCCGGCGCCATCGGCGAACTCCGCGACGACTCGACGGTCGTCACCGGGAGCGGCGACAACACCGCGCCGGGCGTGCTCTCGCTGGCCTGTGACGGCGCGCAGGCACAGGACTTCTACGACGCGGTCGACCCCGACGTCGACACCTTCGGGAACCACGACTTCGACCACGGGTTCGACGCCGCGCGGCGCGCCGCCCGCGAATTCCCGGGCGCGTGGCTGAACGCGAACGCCTACCTCGACGGCGAGCGCTTCGCCGCCGAGCACACCACGCCGAGCGTGCTCGTCGACGCCGGCGGTGAGACGGTCGGGTTCGTCGGCGTGGCGAACGAGGCGACACCCGAGATGAACCCGAAGGCTGACGCGCTGGACGTGCGCGACCCGGCGACGGCCGTCAACGACGCTGCGAGCGACCTCCGGGACGCGGGCGCGGACCACGTGGTCGTCGTCTCGCACTGCGGCGATAGGGACGACGAACTCGCGACCGAGGTGGACGCGGACGCGATTCTCGGCGGGCACGAGCACGACGAACACCTCGCTCGCGTGGACAGCACGCTCGTCGCGCGCCCCGGCGCCTGCGGGCACGGCCTGCTGGCGGTGCGCCTCGGCGACGAAGTGACTGCGACACAGCACGACACCGCCGATTTCCCCGTGGACGAGTCGGTCGCGGACGCGCTCCGCGAGCGCAAGGACAGAACCGGGCTCTCGGCGGTCGTGGCGACGGTCGAAGAGCCGGTGACGCGCACCGAGCGCGACCGGAAGGGCGGCGAGAGCCCGGTCGGGAACTTCGTCACGGACGCGATGCGCGCGGCGGGCGCCGCCGACGCCGCGTTCGTCTTCGGCGGCATCCGCGAGGACGACCCCCTAGAGGGCGAGGTGACCGCCGGCGAAATCCACGGCCTCTGCCCGTTCGACGACGAGGTCGCCGTCGCCGAGGTGGACGGCGCGACGCTCCTCGACGCGCTCCGAGACCTCTCCTTTGCCGCGCGCCACCCCGACGAGGACGTGCCCGCGTGGTGGTTCGGGCAAGTCTCCGGCATCGAACTCGTCTACGACGACCGCGACCACGCGGTCGTGGAGGCGTCGGTCGGCGGCGACCCGATTCACCCCGACGATACGTACGAAGTTGCGCTCTCGGATTACCACGTCGAGACCGACCACATCGTGCGCGCCGTCGGTCCCGACGACGTGGTGCGGACCGCTGTGCCGCTCCGCGATGCGCTCGTGGCGTACGCTCGCGAGGCCGGTGTGAACACCGACGTGGAGGGCCGCATCCAGCGGCCGTACCTCGAGACGCCCACGCTGCACTGAGCGCCGACCCAACTGTACAATCCCCCAATACTTTTCGGGAACCACGACGAACAGCGGCCCGATGCCCTCCACTCGCCGCCGCTTCCTCGGAGCGACTGCCGGCACGACCGCCGCGCTCGTCAGTCTCGCAGGCTGCACGGGGTCGGACGGGAATCCACCCGACCGGCCGGTCGTCGAGCGCGTCGGCCTCCGGAACCACGACGACACCGCCCACCGCGTCGCACTCCACGTCGAGGTCGACGGAACCGTCGAACACTGGACTTCCTACGACCTCGCGCCCGCCGGCGAGGACGGCGGCGCCGCGACCATCGAACCGCCGGCGTTCCCCGCCGAGGAGGCCATCTGGGCGGTCGGCGTGCGCCTACTCGACGGGGACGCCCAGACGACGGTCGACCCCCGTGTCCACGACCACACCTGCAAGGTGTTGACGTTCCGCGTCACCGACGACGCCGACATCGAGCCGGCGTCGACGAGTCACGAGTGCGACGGTGGCGGCGAGTGACTACCCCTTGACGTTGCAGACGGGGAACGTGCGCACCACGAGGTCGCCGATGCCGAGGTCGTCGGAGACGCCGACGACCTCGTCCACGTCCTTGTAGACGCCGGGGGCCTCCTCCGCGATGGTGGAGCCTGAGGCCGCCTTGACGTAGATTTCGTTCTGCTCGCGCAGGTCGTCGGCCACGTCGCCGCCCCAGTACTCGTCTTTCGCCTGCGTGCGACTCATCAGCCGGCCCGCGCCGTGCGCAGTGGAACCGAACGAGCGGTCGAGCGAGCCGTCGCCGCCCTTCAAGACGTAACTCCCGGCTCCCATGCTGCCGGGGATGATGACCGGCTGACCCACGTCGCGGTACGCCTTCGGGACCTCGGGGTGGCCGGCGGGGAACGCGCGCGTCGCGCCCTTGCGGTGAACGTAGAGGTCGCGCTCCACTCGCCCGCCGTCGCCGTCGAGGCTGTAGCCGTCTTCAGTGACGTACACATCGTGAGTCTCGCGTTTCGCGATGTTGTGCGCCACGTCGTACAGCAGGTCCATCTCCAAGTCCTGCCACGACGCGTCGAACACGTCCGCGAACGTCTCCCGGACCGCGTGCGTGATGAGTTGGCGGTTCACCCACGCGAAGTTGATGGCGGCGCACATCGCGCCGTAGTAGTCCTCGGCGACCTCGGAGCCGGCGGGCGCAGCGGCGAGGTCCTTGTCCGGGAGTTCCTCGAGGAACTCGGGGTGTTCCTGCTCGATGCGCCGGAGGTAGTCCGAGCAGACCTGGTGGCCGAGGCCCCGCGAGCCGCAGTGAATCAGGACGACGAGTTGGTCCTCAGCGAGACCGAACGCGTCGGCCGTCTCGTCGTCGTAGACGTCGGTGACGCGCTGGATTTCGAGGAAGTGGTTGCCCGACCCCAGCGACCCCATCTGGCTGGCGCCGCGGTCCTTGGCCTTCTTCGAGACGGCGTCCGGGTCGGCGTCCGGACGCATCCCCTCGTCCTCGCAGTGCTCGAGGTCCTCGCGCACCGCGTACCCCTCCTCCAGACACCAGTCGACGCCGCGTTCCAGCGCCTTCTCCAAGTCGGTGTGGTTGCCGTCGTGGACGCCGCCGCCGCCGAGACCGCAGGGCACGGCGTCGAACAGCGCCTCCACGAGTTCCTCCTCGCGGCCCCGCACGTCCTCGTAGGTCAGATTCGTCTTCACCATCCGGACGCCGCAGTTGATGTCGAAGCCGACGCCGCCCGGCGAGATACAGCCGTCCTCGGCGTCGAACGCCGCGACGCCGCCCACCGGGAAACCGTACCCCTGGTGGCCGTCGGGCATGCAGAGCGCGGGCGCGACGGCGCCCGGCATGCACGCGACGTTCCGGAGTTGCGAGAGCGTGCGGTCGTCCTTGATGTGTTCGAGGAGGTCCTCGTTCGCGAACACGCGCGCCGGGACGTCCATCCCGTCGTCGCGCTCCAACTCCCAGACGTTCGCCTCGACCTCGTGGAGCGTGAGGCCGTCGGCGTCGAACGTGGTCATGCGTGAACGTCGGCGGGGCGCGTGGGAATACGTTTCGTCTACCCGGCGCCCGACGCGTCGCTCACACGTCGAAGACGACGTACGCGTGCCACGTCCCGTCCGCCCGCTCGGAGAGGTCCATCTCTGAGTACGTCACCGCCTTCAGGTCGCGGGCGTCCACCTCGTCGAGGGGCACGCCGCGGGCCGACGCCTCGATTACCCACTCGCCGTCCGCCTCGCGGACGGTCGCATCGTTCGCCACTGGGAGGACGCCGCGCACGTCGCGCTCGTAGATGAGGCGGTCGAGGTAATCGTACAGCAGGGCCTCGCGGTTCTCGGCGCGCTCGGTGAACTCGAAGCGCTCGCCCGAGCCGGGAATCTCGTCGCACATCGCCGCCGCCATCCCGT
The nucleotide sequence above comes from Halobacterium litoreum. Encoded proteins:
- a CDS encoding winged helix-turn-helix domain-containing protein; its protein translation is MGDDASTDVFELVSHATRADILRALADFHRDAGVDARLAYNDLRRRVGERDSGNFTYHLDRLGGLVERGDGGYRLSRVGMRVVSTLRSGFLDADWTWGPVDAPGDCWTCGDDLRLRYEAGALHVTCGDDDHALALYVPPSFLRSQPRDAVAERAAFLENRWGSLTREGVCSECSGRVEGGLRLWDGDPEHWVYHGDCHHCGFQHVLPVGLFLLGHPDVLAFHFDHGVDVRTVPFWTLDFCEPGTETVVSTDPLRVRVDVEAGDETLSLTVDSDGDVIDAERA
- a CDS encoding DUF5788 family protein, translated to MDERERQRLLDRVERPSNSIGESIPDELSVGDTTIDLKAFVFECKRLDAVPTDRREEIESVQSTLRRERLRRKRRIRDDDISRETAEELAASVHGIDRALNALAGLNDPDIGEELRQKRLDDARELLALADTSL
- a CDS encoding bifunctional metallophosphatase/5'-nucleotidase, translated to MTVRILHYSDVENAHDTPERAGRLAGAIGELRDDSTVVTGSGDNTAPGVLSLACDGAQAQDFYDAVDPDVDTFGNHDFDHGFDAARRAAREFPGAWLNANAYLDGERFAAEHTTPSVLVDAGGETVGFVGVANEATPEMNPKADALDVRDPATAVNDAASDLRDAGADHVVVVSHCGDRDDELATEVDADAILGGHEHDEHLARVDSTLVARPGACGHGLLAVRLGDEVTATQHDTADFPVDESVADALRERKDRTGLSAVVATVEEPVTRTERDRKGGESPVGNFVTDAMRAAGAADAAFVFGGIREDDPLEGEVTAGEIHGLCPFDDEVAVAEVDGATLLDALRDLSFAARHPDEDVPAWWFGQVSGIELVYDDRDHAVVEASVGGDPIHPDDTYEVALSDYHVETDHIVRAVGPDDVVRTAVPLRDALVAYAREAGVNTDVEGRIQRPYLETPTLH
- a CDS encoding RtcB family protein, whose product is MTTFDADGLTLHEVEANVWELERDDGMDVPARVFANEDLLEHIKDDRTLSQLRNVACMPGAVAPALCMPDGHQGYGFPVGGVAAFDAEDGCISPGGVGFDINCGVRMVKTNLTYEDVRGREEELVEALFDAVPCGLGGGGVHDGNHTDLEKALERGVDWCLEEGYAVREDLEHCEDEGMRPDADPDAVSKKAKDRGASQMGSLGSGNHFLEIQRVTDVYDDETADAFGLAEDQLVVLIHCGSRGLGHQVCSDYLRRIEQEHPEFLEELPDKDLAAAPAGSEVAEDYYGAMCAAINFAWVNRQLITHAVRETFADVFDASWQDLEMDLLYDVAHNIAKRETHDVYVTEDGYSLDGDGGRVERDLYVHRKGATRAFPAGHPEVPKAYRDVGQPVIIPGSMGAGSYVLKGGDGSLDRSFGSTAHGAGRLMSRTQAKDEYWGGDVADDLREQNEIYVKAASGSTIAEEAPGVYKDVDEVVGVSDDLGIGDLVVRTFPVCNVKG
- a CDS encoding archease → MSFELRDHTADVAVEATADSLGAAFAAVADGMAAAMCDEIPGSGERFEFTERAENREALLYDYLDRLIYERDVRGVLPVANDATVREADGEWVIEASARGVPLDEVDARDLKAVTYSEMDLSERADGTWHAYVVFDV